AACCGGCACACATCCCTGCCAGCAGCGGCTCGCTTTTGAAGAACTGCTGGCTCACTACCTGAGCCTGCGCAATCTGCGTCGGTTGGCCAGCCAGGAAAAGTCGCCGGCGCTGCCCGACGATGCGGGCTTGCACCACCGCTTCCTGAGCAGCCTGCCATTTACCATGACCGGTGCACAAAGCCGCGTTATCGAAGAAATACTCGCCGACCTGCGTAAAGCGCAGCCGATGATGCGCCTGATCCAGGGCGATGTTGGCTCGGGCAAAACCGTGGTTGCGGCGATGGCATGCTTGCAGGCCATCGGCAGTGGTCGGCAGGCCGCGGTTATGGCACCGACGGAACTGCTGGCTGAACAGCACCTGCAAAGTTTTCAGTCGTGGTTTGAACCGCTGGACATCGAACCCTGCTGGCTGGCCGGCAGTCAGCGCGCAGCGGCACGCCGCGAGTCGCTCGCGGCCATCGCGGATGGGACTGCCCGACTGGTGATTGGAACGCATGCGCTGTTTCAGGATGGCGTCGACTTTCACGGACTGGGTCTTATCGTGATTGATGAGCAGCACCGCTTCGGCGTTCACCAACGCATGGCGTTGCGCGACAAGGGTGCTGACGGACTCGGGCAACCACACCAGCTGGTCATGACCGCAACGCCAATCCCGCGCACGCTGGCGATGGCCGCCTATGCCGATCTGGACACGTCGATCATTGATGAGCTGCCGCCGGGCCGGCAGCCGGTCACGACAGTAGCGCTGCCCGAGAGCCGCCGCGAACAGGTCATCGAGCGGGTCCGCGAAGCTTGCGCCAAAGGCCAACAGGCTTATTGGGTTTGCCCGCTGATCGAGGAATCAGAACTGCTGGATTTTCAAGCGGCCGAACTCAGCCATGCACAGCTCAGTGCAGCGTTGCCTGAATTGCAGGTCGGGCTCGTGCACGGGCGCATGAAAGGCCCCGCCCGTGATCTGGTCATGCGCGCGTTCAAAGCCGGTGAGCTGCATCTGCTCGTGGCAACAACCGTGATTGAGGTCGGCGTCGATGTCCCCAATGCCAGCCTGATGATCATCGAAAATGCGGAACGCATGGGGCTGTCACAGCTGCACCAGTTGCGTGGCCGTGTGGGCCGCGGTGCTGCACAAAGCCATTGCGTGCTGCTCTACAAACAACCGCTCGGCAAGATCGCAAAGAGCCGGCTGGGTGTTTTGCGCGATACCAACGACGGCTTCATCGTCGCGCAGCGCGATCTCGAACTTCGTGGGCCGGGAGAGTTATTGGGTACGCGCCAGACCGGACTGCCGCAATACCGCATTGCCGACCTCGCCCGCGACGGCGAACTGATGCCCAAGGTACAAAAGACAGCGCAAACCATACTGCGGGAAAACCCGGCGACAGCGAGTGCACTGGTACGCCGCTGGATCGCCGATGCCGGCCGTTACGGCAAGGTTTGAGCGGCTTGCGCCTGCCTCACCGCGTATCCACACTGGCCGCAATCGCGGATTTCAGTACACTCTCGCTGCAATGAATACCAACAACCCCGTGAACCGCAGCTCGGGCAACGCGGCCTTGCTCAGTCAGCTCCGCAATTACCTGGTCCTGATGCGCATGGACCGTCCTATCGGGATCTGGCTGTTGATGTGGCCAACCTTGTGGGCGCTGTGGCTGGCCGGCAAAGGCCATCCCGATTCCGGACTGTTTATCGTGTTTGTACTCGGCGTGGTGGTCATGCGGGCCGCCGGCTGTGTGCTCAATGACTTCGCCGATCGCAACATCGACCCTTACGTCGAACGGACCCGCAACCGACCCATTCCCAGCGGCGCCGTCGCGCCTTTGGAAGCCCTCGCGCTGTTCGTCGCGTTGTCATTGATTGCGATCGGGCTCGCCTCCATGCTCAACAGTCAGGCACAGATCCTCGCCGTGGTCGGCGCCGGCCTGACCATCGTGTACCCGTTCATCAAACGTTTCATTTCGGTACCGCAGTTTTTCCTTGGCGCGGCATTTGGCTGGGCTGTGCCGATGGCGTTTGCTGCCCAGACCGGACAAACGCCGCAACTCGCCTGGATCATCTTTCTTGCGGCCCTTATCTGGGCGACGATTTACGACAGCTTCTACGCCATGGTGGACCGCGAGGACGATCTGAAGATCGGCGTGAAATCCACCGCAATCCTGTTTGGCGATGCCGACCTGTTTATCATCGGCGCACTGCAGGGGCTCATGCTGATGGCGCTGATTTTTGCCGGCAACATGGCGGAGCTTGGCCCGTGGTACTTCGCCGCGTTGATGATCGCGGCGTTGATGATGGCCTGGCACCAATGGCTGGCGCGGAAACGGGACCGTGACGGTTGTTTCAAGGCGTTTCTGCACAATCACTATATCGGTATGGTGGTGTTCATCGGCATCGTCCTGCACTACACCTTCGAGACACCACTGCCTGGCTGACGTCCGTTCGCGGCGCGCGCAACCGTCAGTACTCCGACCTGTTCGGCACCATGGGCACGCAGCAAGAGACTGAGCTGCCAGCAGGTCTCGCCCGTGGTCATGACATCGTCGACTAACAGTGGGTATCGGCATTTCAGGGGTGCGGCCAGTGCAAAGGCAGCACGCAGATTGCGCCGGCGAGCCGCCCGTCCGAGCCCGCTCTGCGCCTCGGTGGCACGAACCCGCCGCACAGCGGTTGCAACCGGCAGCCCTGTCGCACGGGCCAGCGGCCGGCAAAGTTCTTCTGCTTGATTAAAACCGCGCAACGCCTGTCGCCAACGGTGCAACGGAACCGGTAGCAGGGCATCGACGGCCGCGAATTCGCGACGCAATAACGGCAGCATAAGCTCCGCGAACGCCGCCGCAAACGCGAGTTGTGCCGAGAACTTCAACGCTTTCAATGCGGCGTCCACGGGCCATTCATAGGGCAGGGCCGCGCGGCATCGGGTCCACGGCGGCGGGCGTTGCTGGCAGCGACCGCAGCACAGGTCAGCCGCGGTCACCCGCGGCATGGGCTCGCTGCAAAGCGGGCACGCGGGGCCGAGCGCCGGGAGATCCTTGCGACAGCCTTCACAGAGCCGCCCGTGACTAACCGGCTGCGCGCAAAAGACACAGACTGTCGGTAAGCCGGGAACTGGCAGGGCGCCGATACGCATGCGCCGATCCTCGCAGACCGCAACCGGTACCGCGATTCGCATTTCCCGGCAGCAAGGGCAGATAGTTCACCGTCCGGGCATATCGCGGTACGCGAGCAATGCCCGTATGCTAGCGCCCGCCATGAACACGCCAGACACAGAAACACCGCGTCAGCGAGACGTGCGGAGACGCTTTGACCGCAGCGCGGACGACAGTGACGCGGCCGAGTTCCTGTTCGCCACCAGCCGGGCAGGCCTGCTTGAGCGGCTGCAACCCATGCAACTCAAGGTAGAGCGGGTGCTGATTCTTGGCGCGGGTAAAGGCGCGCTGAATCGCGAACTGGGGAAACGCTTTCGCGGCAGTCAGCTGTTCGGCCTCGACCTGTCCCACAACATGCTGCAACACAACCGCCGCGCTGGCTCCTTGTTTTCGCGCAACCGGGTGCTGCAGGCAAATGCGCAGGCCATCCCCCTGAAAGACGGGAGCATGGACGTGGTGATTGCCAACCTGTTGCTGCCCTGGATCGCCGACTTGCCGCAACTGCTGCACGATGTCGCCCGCGTTTTGCGCAAAGA
The DNA window shown above is from Woeseia oceani and carries:
- the recG gene encoding ATP-dependent DNA helicase RecG; amino-acid sequence: MADQPLHAALTTLKGVGPALVQKLARLRLENVEDLLFLLPLRYEDRTTVRRIGELLPGTRSLVCGEVLLAETVFRGRRSLLVRIADGSGQLTLRFFHFSAQQQAQFRPGVHIACFGDARLGSAGMEMVHPEYRIIRDGNNPLASDTLTPIYPITDGVPQGRMRSLASQAVAIMRRSPPAELLPDSLRNELDMPTLAEALSYLHHPPVDADLTLLATGTHPCQQRLAFEELLAHYLSLRNLRRLASQEKSPALPDDAGLHHRFLSSLPFTMTGAQSRVIEEILADLRKAQPMMRLIQGDVGSGKTVVAAMACLQAIGSGRQAAVMAPTELLAEQHLQSFQSWFEPLDIEPCWLAGSQRAAARRESLAAIADGTARLVIGTHALFQDGVDFHGLGLIVIDEQHRFGVHQRMALRDKGADGLGQPHQLVMTATPIPRTLAMAAYADLDTSIIDELPPGRQPVTTVALPESRREQVIERVREACAKGQQAYWVCPLIEESELLDFQAAELSHAQLSAALPELQVGLVHGRMKGPARDLVMRAFKAGELHLLVATTVIEVGVDVPNASLMIIENAERMGLSQLHQLRGRVGRGAAQSHCVLLYKQPLGKIAKSRLGVLRDTNDGFIVAQRDLELRGPGELLGTRQTGLPQYRIADLARDGELMPKVQKTAQTILRENPATASALVRRWIADAGRYGKV
- the ubiA gene encoding 4-hydroxybenzoate octaprenyltransferase; translation: MNTNNPVNRSSGNAALLSQLRNYLVLMRMDRPIGIWLLMWPTLWALWLAGKGHPDSGLFIVFVLGVVVMRAAGCVLNDFADRNIDPYVERTRNRPIPSGAVAPLEALALFVALSLIAIGLASMLNSQAQILAVVGAGLTIVYPFIKRFISVPQFFLGAAFGWAVPMAFAAQTGQTPQLAWIIFLAALIWATIYDSFYAMVDREDDLKIGVKSTAILFGDADLFIIGALQGLMLMALIFAGNMAELGPWYFAALMIAALMMAWHQWLARKRDRDGCFKAFLHNHYIGMVVFIGIVLHYTFETPLPG
- a CDS encoding ComF family protein, whose translation is MDAALKALKFSAQLAFAAAFAELMLPLLRREFAAVDALLPVPLHRWRQALRGFNQAEELCRPLARATGLPVATAVRRVRATEAQSGLGRAARRRNLRAAFALAAPLKCRYPLLVDDVMTTGETCWQLSLLLRAHGAEQVGVLTVARAANGRQPGSGVSKV